The proteins below come from a single Plasmodium sp. gorilla clade G2 genome assembly, chromosome: 13 genomic window:
- a CDS encoding Ran-binding protein, putative, with amino-acid sequence MSSNYRNYKNNHESYFKENDYRNNNKEKSKIRNNNRDVFEKERNQSVIDNNKNMFGKNKYNSRDYMDKKYDNKYNKKYDDKYDKNYDDRYNKNYDDKYDRYYDDRYNKNYDDKYDRNYDDRYNKNYDDKYDKYYDDKYDKKYDKKYQDSKNNEYYRGKRKYDERKHSYVSQEKDYNRGNNSEPYDKYKESNLERNNQHTKTMNHNNNNNSLYNKNENRRKRSVAKSKEDERNRSGEDLSEDDKNKDYSSASESNFYKYKKKKNNTYEYKDDKDYTSYDNKFRKIRNIDDILEMKPNILLSRFIFIYKLLDNISEDEIDELIRNISINNAFSLPVNIYINRLSYFSIKDELFVKENLEFLKNNSYFNIIQQKIQSNFLLDNRINDDQCCIIEFPSDEASGKLFSLYEKDNCIEIKNNISYIFPLFKLKNKGKNVEEKTVSNKVSDWYCSACNFLNFSRRTACHFCKALKTSDAKLVDKETSTISTFIKNNINNQENNLYLRNNKNVYNNIHVDKGTYNHIVSDPLNMQNAYVYNNMENNYENILNDTYKNTNNNISNNNNNDNIYNRGNENNHLKLSNNNIFFSYNPFHKFKDSHNFENINKEIICDDQNSNMLILKNMDGNILIKDFIQFLNVTFDKNEVSCIYLFNDIKGSGKKKGFCFIEFYNINMAKKIMNNMENNYYLNFQDNYLKLDYVYEKEKQYFFNCIQMAKLDISKSSATVVKNNIPYFNFFVNYFEAVVHINILYYTYFLMWSSQIIILKNGKPELSEFFFDYNSQYYYHTLYQLYFDNNTKYYMSLSKGYYIWEDNLKCLIRVYLDNLGEHSYEKEDYDKRFSSMDASKNKDHKEIHQQVPINDDNKHDNINNNNNNNNNTSNGYILEEKACNYNIEKENEKKNNNEKVILNKISSFVEKAKEIALASKKNIEQMNMNENNLSILEKKNKEIIKKHFTTDSADDEDEDDEGNENNDDNEKEDNNEELNKGTIKNKDNISDNNLIQKQNNDDYNYKQRIDNSSYNDYKKNVKPSDNISNNINNNNDMKKRYTNISNNSFNHSNIYNNNNEHINNNGEKDVISEQSDNNINICFICLRKFLNEEMLQRHIDVSNLHKKNVEILSDPVLSN; translated from the coding sequence ATGTCATCTAATTATaggaattataaaaataatcatgaaagttattttaaagaaaatgattataggaataataataaagagaaAAGTAAAATAAGGAATAATAATCGAGATGTCTTTGAAAAGGAAAGAAATCAAAGCGtcatagataataataaaaatatgtttggaaaaaataaatataattctaGAGATTATatggataaaaaatatgataacaagtataacaaaaaatacgATGATAAgtatgataaaaattatgatgacaggtataacaaaaattatgatgataagTATGACAGATATTATGATGACAGGTATAACAAAAATTACGATGACAAGTATGACAGAAATTATGATGATAGGTATAACAAAAATTACGATGACAAGTATGACAAATATTATGATGACAagtatgataaaaaatatgataaaaaatatcaagatagcaaaaataatgaatattatagAGGAAAGAGAAAATATGATGAAAGAAAACATAGTTATGTAAGTCAAGAAAAAGATTATAATAGAGGAAATAACTCAGAACCTTATGATAAATACAAAGAAAGTAACCTTGAAAGGAATAATCAACATACTAAAACAATGAaccataataataacaacaacagtttatataacaaaaatgaaaatagaaGAAAGAGATCCGTTGCTAAAAGTAAAGAAGATGAAAGAAATAGATCAGGCGAAGATTTAAGTGAAGATGACAAGAATAAAGATTATTCATCTGCTTCAGAAagtaatttttataaatataaaaaaaaaaagaataacacATACGAATATAAAGATGATAAAGATTATACATCTTATGATAATAAGTTTAGAAAAATTCGAAATATAGATGATATATTAGAAATGAAACCAAATATTTTGTTATCaagatttatatttatatacaaattacTTGATAATATTTCAGAAGATGAAATAGATGAGTTAATTagaaatatatctataaacAATGCTTTTTCATTACcggttaatatatatataaatagattATCgtatttttctataaaagatgaattatttgtaaaagaaaatttagagtttttaaaaaataattcatattttaatataatacaacaaaaaattcaatctaattttttattagacAATAGAATAAATGATGATCAGTGTTGTATTATAGAATTTCCTTCTGATGAAGCTTCTGGCAAATTATTTTCACTTTATGAGAAAGATAATTgtattgaaataaaaaataatatatcttatatattccctttattcaaattaaaaaataaagggaAAAATGTTGAAGAAAAAACTGTTAGTAATAAAGTGAGTGATTGGTATTGTTCAGCTTGTAATTTCTTAAACTTCTCTAGAAGAACAGCTTGTCACTTCTGCAAAGCTCTTAAAACGAGTGATGCAAAATTAGTAGATAAAGAAACTAGTACCATTAgtacatttataaaaaataatataaacaatcaagaaaataatttatatttaagaaataataaaaatgtatataataatatacatgttGATAAAGGtacatataatcatataGTGTCTGATCCTTTAAATATGCAAAATgcatatgtatataacaatatggagaataattatgaaaatattttgaacgatacttataaaaatacaaacaataatattagtaataataataataatgacaatatttataataggGGGAATGAAAATAACCATTTAAAATtgtcaaataataatatattcttttcatataaCCCATTTCACAAATTTAAAGATTCTCataattttgaaaatattaataaagagATAATATGTGATGATCAAAATAGTAATATgcttattttaaaaaatatggatgGAAATATACTAATTAAAGATTTCATacaatttttaaatgtaaCATTTGATAAGAATGAGGTAagttgtatttatttattcaatgATATTAAAGGTTCTGGTAAAAAGAAAGGGTTTTGCTTTAttgaattttataatataaatatggcaaaaaagataatgaataatatggaaaataattattatcttaATTTTCAAGATAACTATTTAAAATTAGATTATgtatatgaaaaagaaaaacaatatttttttaattgtatcCAAATGGCCAAACTCGATATAAGTAAAAGCTCAGCTACAGttgttaaaaataatattccgtattttaatttttttgttaattatTTTGAAGCAGTAGTACATATCAATATACTTTATTATACTTATTTTTTGATGTGGTCTTCacaaattattattctgAAAAATGGAAAACCTGAATTATCCGAGTTTTTCTTTGATTACAATAGTCAGTATTATTATCACACTTTGTAtcaattatattttgataataatacaaaatattatatgtctCTCTCAAAAGGTTATTATATTTGGgaagataatttaaaatgcCTGATTAGGGTTTATTTGGATAATCTTGGTGAACATtcatatgaaaaagaagatTATGATAAGAGGTTTTCTTCAATGGATGCATCGAAAAATAAGGACCACAAAGAAATCCACCAACAAGTAcctataaatgatgataataaacatgataatatcaataataataataataataataataatacaagtaATGGTTATATTCTAGAAGAGAAGGCATGTAATTATAACATAGAAaaggaaaatgaaaaaaaaaataacaatgaaAAGGTTATACTAAACAAAATTTCGTCATTTGTAGAAAAAGCAAAAGAAATAGCTCTGGCCTCCAAAAAAAACATTGAACAAATGAACATGAATGAAAATAACTTATCTattttggaaaaaaaaaataaagaaattataaaaaaacattttacCACAGATTCGGCAGATGATGaggatgaagatgatgaaggTAATGAAAACAATGACGATAATGAGAAGGAAGACAATAACGAAGAATTGAATAAAggaacaataaaaaataaagataatatatcagataataatttaatccAAAAgcaaaataatgatgattataattataagcAGCGTATTGATAATTCTTcatataatgattataaaaaaaatgtgaaaCCTTCTGATAATATCTCaaacaatattaataataataatgatatgaaaAAGAGATACAcgaatatatcaaataattcttttaatcattcaaatatttataacaataataatgaacatataaataataatggtgAAAAAGATGTTATAAGCGAACAATCAgataataacataaatatttgttttatttgcttgagaaaatttttaaatgaagaaatgcTTCAACGACATATTGATGTTTCAAATttgcataaaaaaaatgtagaaaTTCTTTCAGATCCTGTATTAAGTAATTAA
- a CDS encoding ER lumen protein retaining receptor, giving the protein MNIFRLIGDILHLVSMYILIMKLKKSKNCIGISCRMQELYLIVFLCRYIDLFFVFVSFYNTVMKITFILTIAYTIYLIRLKLPISQTYNRKVDNFKSEKYLIPPCLVLSLLTCKTYNLYNILWSFSIWLESVAILPQLVLLEKQREVENITSHYVITMGLYRAFYILNWIYRYFFDDKPYINVVGWIGGLIQTLLYIDFFYYFALAKWYGKKLVLPFNGEV; this is encoded by the exons atgaatatatttagaCTGATCGGTGATATTTTGCACTTAGTAAGTATGTATATACTTATTATGAAATTAAAGAAATCAAAGAATTGTATAGGAATATCATGTCGTATGCAAGAATTGTATttaattgtatttttatgcag ATATATTGAtctcttttttgtttttgtgaGTTTTTACAATACAGTTATGAAAATAACTTTCATACTGACAATAGcatatactatatatttaataagatTGAAACTACCCATATCTCAAACATACAATAGAAAAGTAGACAATTTTAAAAGTGAAAAATATTTGATTCCCCCATGTTTAG TTTTGAGTTTGTTAACCTGTAAAACATACAacttatataacattttatgGTCCTTTTCTATATGGTTAGAAAGTGTCGCTATATTACCTCAACTAGTATTACTTGAAAAACAAAGAGAAGTTGAAAATATTACCTCCCATTATGTTATTACTATGGGATTATATAGAGCtttctatattttaaattgGATATATAGATATTTCTTTGATGACAAACCATATATTAATGTAGTAGGATGGATTGGTGGTTTAATAcaaacattattatatatagatttcttttattattttgccTTAGCAAAATGGTATGGAAAAAAATTAGTTCTTCCCTTTAATGGTGAAGTATAA
- a CDS encoding RNA polymerase II transcription factor B subunit 4, putative: MEKNEETTKKDDIIKDEELVKNHLILIIDVNLLIWCEGVQIKFENNIMRTLKLHEFLKSVIQFIRFYCVMCNSERICIISTCSNNCKIIYENYISFAKNNLTEKDFCSDTYDKLVNFINENKKEKMSESSLSSALTIALCYNNRIRNLYENINTRLFLLDISKSHYYTNQYTQLMNIAYNAKRNNIIIDVFSLNYKTQILEQICNITNGLYLDNTIFQTINPYGNIQDILTQTIIFWFLPSVNTRKYFSNTYLNEDTNIAVCTCHNKQIDIAYICSCCLAIYCSEKNLQTNKDRLSCAICKTRFTKSLLRNKHVSDLDFSFM, from the coding sequence ATGGAGAAAAATGAGGAGACTACTAAGAAAGATGACATAATAAAAGATGAAGAACTTGTTAAgaatcatttaattttaataattgatgtaaatttattaatatggtGTGAGGGAGTTCAAATAaaatttgaaaataatattatgagaACATTAAAATTAcatgaatttttaaaatctGTTATTCAATTTATTCGCTTTTATTGTGTAATGTGTAATTCTGAAAGAATATGCATTATATCTACTTGTAGTAATAATTGTAAAATCATATATGagaattatatatcatttgcTAAAAACAATTTAACAGAAAAGGATTTTTGTAGTGATACATATGACAAGTTagttaattttattaatgaaaataaaaaagaaaaaatgagtGAAAGCTCATTATCATCAGCTTTAACAATAGCtttatgttataataatagaatacgtaatttatatgaaaatattaatactagattatttttattagataTATCAAAAAGTCATTATTATACAAATCAATATACACAATTAATGAATATTGCATATAATGCTAAacgaaataatattataattgatGTTTTCTCTCTTAATTATAAAACACAAATTCTGGAacaaatatgtaatataaccAATGGATTATATTTAGATAATACAATATTTCAAACTATTAACCCTTATGGTAATATTCAAGATATATTAACTCAGACAATAATCTTTTGGTTCCTACCTTCTGTTAATactagaaaatatttttcaaatacCTATCTAAATGAAGATACAAATATAGCTGTCTGCACATGCCATAATAAGCAAATTGATATAGCTTATATATGTTCATGCTGTTTGGCTATATATTGTtcagaaaaaaatttacaaacAAATAAAGATAGATTATCTTGTGCTATCTGCAAAACAAGATTTACTAAGTCTCTTCTAAGGAATAAACATGTTTCAGACTTAgatttttcatttatgtAG
- a CDS encoding proteasome subunit alpha type-4, putative: protein MARRYDSRTTTFSPEGRLYQVEYALEAINNASITIGLITKDGVILGADKVFISKLIDKANNYEKIYKIDKHIFCGVAGLNADANILINQSRLYAQRYLYNYNEVQPVSQLVVQICDIKQSYTQYGGLRPYGVSFLIGGYDTKDGYQLYHTDPSGNYSGWFATAIGTNNLTASSVLKQEWKNDMTLEEGLLLALKTLAKSTDTEIPKSEKIELAYLTYKDGEVYQKYLTEKEIEELIKLYTQKYVKE from the exons atggCTAGAAGATATGATAGTAGAACAACTACCTTTTCTCCAGAAGGAAGGTTATATCAAGTAGAATATGCTTTGGAAGCCATAAATAATGCAAGTATAACAATTGGATTAATAACAAAAGATGGAGTAATATTAGGAGCTGATAAAGtttttatatcaaaattAATTGATAAAgctaataattatgaaaaaatatataaaattgataaacatatattttgtgGTGTAGCAGGATTAAATGCAGACgctaatattttaataaatcaatCTAGATTATATGCACaaagatatttatataattacaatGAAGTACAACCAGTATCACAATTAGTAGTTCAAATTTGTGATATCAAGCAAAGTTACACACAATATGGTGGATTAAGACCATATGGTGTTAGCTTTTTAATTGGGGGTTATGATACAAAAGATGGATATCAACTTTATCATACTGATCCAAGTGGAAATTATTCAGGATGGTTTGCAACAGCTATTGGTACAAATAACTTAACAGCTAGTTCTGTTCTTAAAcag GAATGGAAAAATGATATGACTTTGGAAGAAGGTTTGTTATTAGCTTTAAAAACATTAGCAAAAAGTACTGATACGGAAATTCCGAAAAGTGAGAAAATCGAATTAGCATACTTAACCTATAAAGATGGGGAAgtatatcaaaaatatttaacagaaaaagaaatagaagAGTTAATTAAGTTGTATACACAGAAATATGTTAAAGAATAA